Within Pecten maximus chromosome 15, xPecMax1.1, whole genome shotgun sequence, the genomic segment tttttattttttttattttatttatttgtatgctATGTCAATAATGAGTTATTTAACATGTGAACATTATTAATTCGTATACATTTTCCGTATATTGTTCATTTGTTGCTATATTTCACGTTAAAATGTAGATTACTTGATATGTTTACAGGATTCcaaagtaaaataaaatgttcagaGAAATCACAAACAAAAGCGGACAAATCTCAGTTGCTGGGTTCTCAAAAGGTAAATAGTCAACGAAAATTAAGCAGAATTATAATTTCAATTTATGTAACCAGTTGAGACTGTTCCATGTTGCGTTAGGTTTAATCTTAGTTAAGACCTAAACGCTAATATATCTTTTGTGCATTTTGTTTTGGTATATAATAAGATGATAGTAACAAGCGAAAGGTCATCCTTAATAATCCAATCCATGGGTCCGAAAACATAAGATTTTATAAAGTACTTTGTAAAGTAGTGAAAAACAGTTCGTTCCTTCATATTTCGAATCCATGTCATTTACTATTTTCATATAGTTTTTGAATTCATATCAAAATCTTCTTATTCCAGGGGACCTGTACCCTCAACTGAGCGAGGACTCAAAGAAACCAACACCTTTTTGGTTTGAGTTTATCAATGACAAACTACCTAACAAACAGTCTACTCCGGACAATAATCAGTATCTTTATAAATCTATACGTAACGCTTATAATTTTATATTCGTTCTTTTTACCTggtaatttaatatcaacatgAGTAACACATGCAGCGGCTACTTACTCCATTTTCAACAGGTATAACAGAAGATTCTAACACGTGAATAATATCACCGACAAAGATCTGATTAATCAGAGCAGAGGCGTATATATcatgatatacaagtctctgctcAGAGTCTGTGTTCGTagaataaatattcatatattgcAGACATTGCTCTCTGACGTCTAACTGTCAGAAATCGTCAGTCGTCGTCCTGGGTACGTGGTTACGCTGTCGGGATGACTCGGGTAGACTCGTTtatgacattttaattttaattcattaatacTCAAAACACCTATATGATTCGAAAACAAGGTAAGAGCTCATATTAATTCTTTATAGtcaaattaaaaagaaacaatGTCACAAAGTCGAAATTCAAACAGATCAATATTAAAATCTCCAGGCATGACGATATTGACACATTAGTTAAAATCCCTTTCTTTATATGTAGATTTGAAATGTCCCCGGAAAACAGTATATTGGATCCTTCAGGTCGACACTACAGATAAGATAGGAAATAAGTATCACTTCAAACTTTCACCTCCATAAAAATTCTAAATCTTGTCGGCGTGAAAATTGAACGTGTTTGTTTCCATTATCTCATTGCAAAACTATAATTTTCTTCATATTTACTCTGGTTTTATATAATTAGAATTCCTATGTACATGTTAAGTAATAATTGCCCGAGGGAAGTCTAGTGTTGATAACAATCATTTCAAATAAGATGTGATATAGAAGGTGTGTACTTAATTCACATCGGCTccatagctcagttggttagagcgccAGTCTAGTAAACTGGAGGTCGAGGGTTCGACTCCCTCTGGAGCCTTCGTTGTGGGTATTTTTATCAATCATTTTAAGAGATCAATTTCACAATTTCACAATGAATAATTTCACAACTCCTACAagtaaacacattttttttccctAAAGTTTTATTTAGATTATAAAAATCGTTGATTTGATTATTACTAATTTGTGTTTGATATGTGTGTTTCTACCttagtttttttgttattttgaattGGGTTTGAGTAATTTAACTAAACATgaaacatttatttatctagAGTAGAAAAAGAGGTAATTTAATTATGCCAGCATATAGCTAATTAAATTGCTGGTTGAAAGTTGAAAAGTTCGGAAACACTAGTAAGTCTATATGTCAAaaaatataacacctgtttgTTAATTATACGTCCCTAAACCATCAAAATGAATAAACTCAAAATTGTATGTTAGCTTCCTCATATCAGAGCCGACTGGTCGGTGTCAGATACCCTCTGTCAATCCGTGTTCCGTTTTAAATAGGCAAAACGTGTTACAGTACTGTACAGCCATTTGACTTCAATGATAATGGgaataaaacatgttacatcATCTTCGTCATAAGTCATTCAGATTCATAACTTCATATGTATACAGTGGAAATAAAAAGAATTCAATTCCAAACTTAGTTTCTGGTAGATTTGTAAGCGGTTCAATGTCGTTAGTTGGATAAGTATTTTactaagagttacttcccttgacaaaattacattttttgcAACTTTTTAATAATTACATTACTAATATATGTgacttttatatttttataatttactaATCAAGAGTATATAAAAGTTAATATGGTTATGTAATTGATTAATCTTAGGAtgacatattggattttaaattaaacaatgaaaacaaatgaaGCACAATTTGAGTATGAACGATAGTATATGGCTATTTTCCAGAGCTATTATAATTGTCTCAGTAGAGGAATTCTTACCTGCAGCCCTTTGGGCTACAGTGAGTGTGATGAAGTTGGGTTTCTGATCAGATGATTTAAAACCCACTGGAGAAAGGGCCTGCAACTCCCTATTCTTCACTTCTGACATTCCATCTGAGACATCGAAAAAGATCTGTTACTGATCGTCTTCACTTATGATATTTCACTCGAGACGTTGGGAAGTTCTCGATAGATTTTAATAGCAGTGTAATATCCTTCAGCTGAATAGAAATTTCTCGTTGGTAAAGAAATAATAGACATTTGATGTGCTTAATTTATTCCATACGATTCGATACGAAATGGTAGAGAAACTGACTTAAGATATCTTCAGATATTTTGTCTTTAATATAAAACTCGCTATTCCAAACATTAATGGGACACAGCTCTGTCGTCTGTGTCACACCATGGACATAAATTAGTATATTTAGTCCGTGGGAACACAAACAACAAAGTAGTCTGCTAAATTTCTGACGGTGCATTTGCATGAATAGAATTAGGGGGAAATAATGTGCTTACCAAGCATTATAAATATTGACCGCTTGGTATCTACTTCTTACTAAACCCAGGGATATGTTCAATAATTCGACGTGATTTTTCGAGCACCCCAATGGCAAGTAAAAAGAGTTATTTACAACACGTATGGCacttcaatattttgttttgtaagagGAAGACACAgagagttgtcgttccttatgCTAACTTAGtataaggaacgacaactccgGGTGGTCTCGCTCATATATATTTTCGACCCTACACCCTAGAACAAACTTGTTTTCTCGATTCATATTCGTTGCAGTTtcctagatatatatatgtatttacatcgATAAAGTTATATTACGTTATTAACACCCTCCAAAAGTTGGTGTTTCTctttatttttagtttttgatagaaaatgaataattaaataattgcACCCAAGAGTATTGTAAGCGATCATTATCAGGATGAGGACTCGGCTATTATGGTTGTAGTTTGTTGGTGTTTATATATTCACTTTGTATCATTgtaattttatgattttttcaGAGAAGCTCTTTACATTATACAGTCGGCAGTGTAGCATCTTTAAACGTTAGCTGTGTGCTTCATTAAGGACTATATTAATGGTTGTTTACCATACTGTAAAATTGCCAACACTTTTAATAGAGGACTATACAAATTATACGGGGCCTTTTGGGGAACTATTTAGTTCATATGGAGATACTGGATGAACAAACATAATTTGGTTCCCGGGCAAATCAATGGTTTATATCACAGGGCCTTGGTACGGATGTCCCACCCACGGTccgtatatataatatatatgtgtgttttagtttCTTATAAGTATCATATGGATCGTGGGTTAGGAACTTGTGTCGAGTCCCTGTGATCTGTATGAAAGGTTCTTCGGTTCACTTGAGGTAAcgtatgatctatatatatgtgGAGTATAAATATATGGCAGAGTGGTGGCATTTTAACGAATTTTAATCTAATcttcatatacatttaaaaatactCTCTATGATATCGCCATAAACAATACCGATTTCTCAGTCGTAAAATACCATAGAACTAAACAAACAATCAACCCAATATTTGCAAGCTACATTTGCAGTGGCTAACACGTGCTTTTACGCGCGTTTTGCAAACAGGCATTTTTTTCAGATTCAGCGTGTACATGTCATCCGAATTAAATCACTCTGGCTCAAAAacgaatttttaaaaattttgacaAGATTAAGAACCTAGGCCATTTCAAAGTCTCCATCAATCGGAATCGACCTACGTACCCTGGTGATTCGGAGACCAATGACCCGTGACGGTTTGAGAATCGGAATGTGTACTGCACGTGCGCTacatggtaaatatatatcagatatgaCACGAGTGAGGATATTGGTGTTATCACTGCCATTTTTTGTCCTTTGTTTCGTGTACGTACCACTCATGAATACTACTGTACGTAACAACATCATGCACGTGATTAAGGCACGTGGATACGTCTCGCCGAATATTGCCACATTGAAGGTCTCATCAACTGATACGTCAGGTAAGGTAACTTGATGTTGTACAGATTTTCTCTACAGTTTCCTAGTGGTTACCACCATACCTAGTTTGCTTTAATCTgaaaatttcacgtgaaaacATATTATTTCAGGGAATGAGGGGAGATGTGAGGGATTGGTGTGTGGTACCCCATATTCCCCATACTCCATgaagaaaaaatcaaaaaaaaatcgtgaTACAATTTGTAGAATTCAATTAAAATAAGTTCATTTCAATTGCATTATAAAGACGGAACTgtaataataaacatatatcctgcctttcctttttttctaaataattaAAGAATTTATATGTAAAACTTGTAAACTAATAGTgtaactgtaaaaaaaaaattatttagcAAAACCTATCACGTGGATAAAATCGGATAGCAGGTAATCCAAAATTCTGTTTTATCGGCCTTAAATCTGATGAAAGGAAAGTCAAGTGAATTAAAAAGAGGAAATCAACAAGATCAGAGATAAGGAACATAATATTGAATGCAGCTTTCTTTTCAATTGAACTGGTTTTGAATCAGTCTTTGATGCACATAgaaatcaaatattaaataaaGAATATGCATGGTACTGGGATGCAGATTCCAAAACGGAACAATGTGCTCAGATTGATTCGAATCTCTCAAACAGATAGTGAGGAAAATTTACTAGTAATGTTCCTTCAAATTTTGATGTAGAATTTATCAggaaatgtacaatataacttATGTTGCTTCAGTGATTTCGTTGTTTCAGTTGGTTAATTTTCTATGTTACATTAAAAGATGATGGACGGACAGAATGTGGATCCTTCAACATAGCATGTTTAGTTTGTAAAATGTGAGCTGAAAAAAAACGCAATGTATACGAAAAACGTTCCTGTATAGCCCGAAATTCATTTGACCCCACTACCAGAAGTTAgacaaattaaaaaacaatttcaTCTAAGGTCTGGTGTTGAGGTCAGAAGAAACTCGGGCTGTGTAACCCAAGCATGTTTTACAATGTACACAAATCTCAGACCTGTATTTGTTCATTAGGTGTTCGTCTACTGTGCTGGATAATGACGTCACCACAAACTGTTGTTTCCAAGGCTACGCATGTTCAAAACACGTGGGGTAAACGATGTGACAAACTCTTATTCATGAGTTCCAACGGAACGAAAGAACAGGCGAAGCATCTCCCTGTAGTCGAACTTCCAGTTAAAGAAGGCCGAGAACAGTTATGGCAGAAAACGAAAGAAgcatttttacatatatactctttatatttacatgattATGATTGGTTCCTGAAAGCAGATGACGACACTTACGTCATTGTGGAAAATTTACGTCATTTCCTCAGCAATAAAAACCAGAAAGAAGCTATCTATTATGGACGAAGGTTTAAACCTTACGTAAAACAGGGTTTCATGAGTGGTGGGGCAGGCTATGTTCTCAGTCGTCAGGCCATTCGATCTCTCATATTAACCGGAAATTCTACAACAACCTATTTGAAATCTAAATGTGCCGAGTTTTTTATTGGTGAGGATGTTCAACTAGGCCGATGTCTTGAGTTGGTAGGGGTAAAAGCTGGAGACACCAGGGATTCGGAAGGAAAGGAGCGGTTTTTCCCTTTGAATCCGGAAAATCATATTGTTCCAGGCAGCATTCCACGGAATAGCTGGTATTGGAGTCATCTCTACTATCCACATATACAGGTAGGTATTTCACTTGTCTTGTCCCATATTGATGTAAAATAGTTTAGTAGGTTATATTTTCAGTTACTTTCAAGTTGGATAGAACAAGTGCAAAGATAGGTAACcttgatattgaaattattacgCGACATTATTTACTTTTgcaatacaatatgtatacacattagATTTTAGGTCACCTGGAGATGAACGACCTTGACATACTTTCAAGACCACAGGATTAAATGTAAAAGTTTTAAATagtttcttctcaataaccaaataTCCCATGATCATGATACTTAGCCAATAGCATTCTGGGATGAAGGGGTTcccagtttgttcaaatgattaatttgatttaagattttaacataATTGACTCTGTGACcctgaatgtaggtcaaggtcattcatttgacaaactaggtagcccttcacccaagcatgctacagacctgatataaagtccctgggcctttcGTTTATTGAGAAGTTGATTAAAGACTAAAGAGCCTACTCaactcatgtgaccttgaattaagtaaaggtcattcatttgaacacacttggtagcccttctccccagcatgctacacaccTTATATCAAGTccctcttggttatcaagaagaagttgttaaataTTTCCTTTACTTAATTGAGGTAAAAGATATTGTAGCTATGTAAAATTACACCTTCATATTTTTCAGGGTTGCAGTCGTTCTGTGATTTCCTTTCATTACATAAAGCCTAAAATGATGTACGCCTTGGACTATTTTGTGTACAACATGACGCTCCCTACTAAATGACATCACAATTATGAACCTGTAAATACCTTCCTGTCTGAGGATTAGCTATGCCAAGTTGGAAACCAATCGGAAATGAAATGTAACAGAGCATTCTCGGCATGATCTGCtgtcaagggaagtaactctgctAAAATTATCAGAATGAACAATAAATCAATGGCCAATTCAAATAagctaatttttttttcatttttgcagaatcagcAATTTAAAATACGTTGTAGTAAGCTAAAACGGATGGAGGAGGGGGTTGAGAATAAATATTGTTTGGTACCAAAGGGATAGCCTGGTAGTGTTTTCAATGTATTTACAATAACCAAATCATTACAACAACATTAATTTTATTGtgcaaaaataaacaatttacatgCATGATATTTGATACAAACTGTACAGCCATGTGCCAAAACTCTACAAATACTGCTTGTTTCAGGGCCTGTGTGACCTTCACCTTAAAGGCAATTAAACCCAATACTGTATTATACTTTACCACATTGTGTCCTTGACCCACATACAACGACCATCTAGACTGATCACCGTGAACTTAACCTTATATATTTGATGCCAATCTGgaaaaattttatgaaatatttcagtcataGATCATTTTTTTACCCATTTTCAAAACACTAGCCCCATTGTCTTACATCTGGTAAAGTATGATACCATTTTGACTATGTCCATTCATTCCATTCATAAACACATATGCATATAGTGAGACATCGATGTGgatcagtatacaatatgtactgtatttatcaacaaataagccccttcttCAGTTTTGCAGAAtcaacaaggcatcgcaaacgatacaaatcccctcgcgtgctaacacatgaactcaaaatggggggtggggttattgcaggacattgaaataacatcagttgtcatttgtactgaactgcaatagacatggatgggcttattatcaggcatgggctcattggcagataaatatggtatatattgttatgcattcaacagtatctggttacgcatcacactagcaacttcatttcctgatagtaattataattatgtgtgtatctAAATGCATATATAAGCATTTTCCTTTGTTCAGAAGGTTTAATTGActcatatatgaagtttggtcaggatccgttcaaaaagAAGTCGCATCACAGCGCTGACAaaatttttctataaatagtaactgtgacattggccttgaccttggcgccctaaaacacgaactgtttcgaggtattcccatgctggacccatatacgaagtttggtcaggatccgttcagaaatgaagtcgcaagagtgctgacaaagattttctataaatagtaatggtgaccttaaccttgaccttggcaccctgaaacacgaactcgtttgaggtattcccatgctggacccatatatgaagtttggtcaggatccgttcaaaaatgaagtcgtaagagcgctgacaaatattttctataaatagtaacgctgaccttgaccttgaccttggcaccctgaaacacgaactcgttcgaggtattcccatgctggacccatatatgaagtttggtcaggatccgttcagaaatgaagttgcaagagtgctgacaaagatgttctataaatagtaacagtgaccttgaccttgacaccctgaaacacgaactcgttcgaggtattcccatgctgtacccatatatgaagtttggtcagaatccgttcaaaaatgaagtcgcaagagcgctgacaaaaggtgaacatacgtacgtacgaacggaacgctatatcccctccctgACTTTTGTCGCGAGGGGATAATTATAAATGGTAATCTAAAATGGATTATAAACAAGCCATCTCATAACTAAATATAGTTGATCTGGTATCAAAGCAATAGTGTTGTCAATTATACATAATAACCAAAtagttaaaataaatacaacttttattatatacatatatatgtacagtaaaactcacttttGTCGAACACGCTTGAATCAAATACATTGGATGATTCGAATGTTTCGTTCGTtcccgattttttcccttctttatcttagtgaATTAAACATGTATGATTTGAACACTGTTGAATCAAATACTGTGGTTGTGTCAAATACATTTTGTGGTCCCTGTatcccttctaaactataccaaaatttccatttttgtgtcgaacatcAAAGGCGTCATGCtttctcaggtaaaatttgctgacaTTGGCTTGATTGACGGAGTGTGACCGATCAGTCGTAACAGTGTTACCAGAGCCTATTGTTAGTTTCAGGCTGTctcatcccattgtttatacaggtgcacTGGTGAAGTAAATCGTAAGGGTATACATAACTTAGAATAAAATGTACAAgttttagtctacaaaccaTAACAACATGACCTACTGTTTTGATACACTGACTGCGGAAAAATATCAGGAAAAAATAAACGATAAATTACAAATCTTCCACCCGCAAAATGGACACAAAAAATActtgtctgtcattgatttatttatctatgcctaaattctgaatacACCGATGAAACAGTAACAATAATATACGTGATTTTATTCTGTACAAAAAAACATGTGGCAATGCATGGTCATGCAGCCGATAAAAACTAACTGCGGTTAGTACAATTGTacaattaatttctttgttattatttattgttcATTTTCGACCATGTTATCAAGCACTTGTCAAGCATACAGCCGATGATACTCGGGTATTTTGTCTCCGTTTACAAACTgacacggataagtcgaatattttgcttggtcccgttGACTTCAACTTCtctgagttttactgtataaggaATTTACTTGCTTTTGAACCATTTTTATGCATGATCATACTTAATTTGTTTACAGTCTAACATGTCAGCAAAATTTTGAAGCCAAATTTTCCTCGTAGAAACTAATCAAGATTACTCATTATCAGAGATTAGTAAAACAATgctaaaatatttcatattaggAACTTAAAGGTTTCTTTTGTATATTCAATAATGTAcattaaatacatttgaataGCACTTTACGGAGAGAAAACTTTTGATGTGTTTAGACTGTAAATGAACATCGAAACAACCCATATCTGGATTTTCATTAAAAGCACTAGATTATagtataccaggtatgtctatattcaagataaatataatatatataatagaatTAACATACATTGAGTACATATAATACAGCAAAATATATGTGATGGGTGTATTCAGACAACGCTAATGCCAGTTCAGGATAAAAGATTGTCCTGAGGTTGGCTGTTTGTTCATCAAATCAGGCATTTAAGCAAATAAATCAGATCTCAGTCTATCACAATATGCaggataatatatataatatgattaaAAGTTCATATCCAAAAGGAAGTTTGGAATGTTTCCATTTCCGGCTTCTGAATCTTGTCCCTCACTTTCTGGAATTTCTTTCTGTTGGTCCTCCTCGGTATCGTCATCTATCACAATAACATCTGGAGACTCTGCTCTCACAGCTCCTCCAGGAGAGGAAACACCATTTGTGTCAATACTTTCACGATCTTGCTCCTTCCTGGGGTGAtctgtttttatctttttacaTGTGGACAATTTATTCAACAATTTCCTCTTCACCATCCGCGTCTTCAGGCCTGACGGCAGGTTTGCCATGCTCTCCATGGTTGCGGTTTTACAATCCTTGACCCAGCCCTTTTCCTCTCCTGTTGGTTGTTGAGCTGTAGTTCCTGCTGGTGGAGACGGCTTCCCCACATGTGGTGTACACTTCCTGGTGGCTGTGGTGGTGGGTTTAACACTAGGCTTTGTTAGTGTCTGGGCTGTACAAACTTCTGTCGACTTGTCAAGCGCCTGAATTTTCAACCCCTTGTCTCTTTGTTGAATTGCCAGATTGGACAGAACTGAAatgatgaatgaaaaaaaaggtTTGATAATTGCCGACAAGCATTACTGTTATTTATTTCTCTACTGCTCTATAATTGATTGCCTACTTTTGTACCAAAGTCGATGCTTTGTCCCCTGGCAGACTGCTTTGGCtccattttcttattttaaatcACACAACAAAAGAATAACATGGGTCGATATCTAAGGATTCTtaataaaggtatgttacttATTAtgtgtgcatttgatatttcagtCCAATTGAACTTGATGTGAATAAAAGCTCATGTCCCACTTTTGACTTTTCAAGTGTTACACTTTgctgatatagtaggagtagagGATAGTATGTTTTTATACATACTTAACCAGATGCAGATGTCTGtgatactgtaaaagtggataatttcgcgtgtggaaattttcgcttagccagcttccaaagtgttcacggtgtggatattttcgtgccgtcaagatatttttgcgctaacttgtatcttttatatttagtatttttatgtgttattATATTCGTGTGTGGAAATTTTTGCGGAGATTTACCgatagcgaaataagcgaaaaatttccacaccgcgaatatttccacttttacagtaccATCAAATTAATTTGTTACTATATGTAGCGTGGTGGGGTGGTGTGACTGTGGTTGTGATATTATTCAATTTCACTTACAATTCATCCAGTTTTTGCCCTCCGTAGCATTGCACCTCTTATTGACATCTCCCTGCAGCATTTTGTTCAGAACAAATCTCATGTCTGTACTCACAGATTTAGGCATTAAACTCAGTGCAAGATCCAGATTAGAGCAGAGCTGTAAAGACAATTTGTGATTTATACTACATAACTATCAATACCTACAAGTATTTCAAATGAATTCTCAAAATATTTGTGATTCAGGTAAACATGTAAAAAGTTACAGAAAAAGAAATTGACAGCACAGAAACGGattttaatcataaaaaaaatcctcttGCAAAATATCAGCATCTTAATACTTATATGAGTGATTGGCTAGCTAGACCAAATTCTTAACAGGAGAGAAAGACAGATAAGagatttaaattatatttttgccAACAATGAAATTTTGTGGAAAGGGCATGAATGTACTCAATATCTTCAACATTGAAGGTTTTTTCTcccaaatattacaaaacagaaTGTCACATGATCAGATAGTCGGCTTTCAATATTTCTAGAAGGCATATTTTTTGTGGATAGGAATTAATCTTTCTTACTTATACAGGGTGTTACTTTACAAATTTGGTATTACTCTCAAGATTATAACTTAGGCAATCTAGGAAACATAACTATTTCTACAAGGATgaaaaattgagtaaaaatatTCAAGCACTCATATATCTAACCATGTTAAAATCAATTCTTACATCAACTAGAAGATTCACTTGAAACTCTGATTGCTTCTCAGCATCACGGTAAATATTGTCTCCATTTGTGGCGTATTTTATCAGCACATGCGACTTCTCATAAGCGTACATCATTGTTAACGCCATGGCAAATATGTCTACTTTCCCAGTAAGATCACTTTCTTCTTGTCCAGTTGGCTTTAGCTGATGAGGAAACTTGGACAGAAGAACCATCCAAGCTCGCTCCGGACTGAGATATTCCACAGTCCACCCAACCATGTCATTCTTCTCTCCTATCATTTTTGCGGCGCCAAAGTCAGCAATCTTCAGGAGAAACTGGTTCTCATCAACCATCAGTAGTAGGTTTTCAGCTGAAATTGATAGAATACACTATCAgaacatttatcaaaataaaattatcattgACTTTTTTTGTACGAGAAACAATACTGGTCAATACAGAGGGCacattaaaaatttcaaaatttgtaaCACAAGAGTTTTGGAGTCTTTATTTGGGTTTCAAGGTCCATATTATAGCCAGTTCAATCACCAATCTTAACAACAACATGGACCTTTATCAAGACACTGCTTCGATTGATATTCTCATTGAATTACTTCTTAGGCATTTCCTACCTTTCAGTTAATTATTACTTTctttgaaaattttcaaattctgtACAAATCAAAATTTCTGGTATGCAATACTAAAATCAGTGGAAAGTTTTAATCCATTGTTTCCCAATCAAACCAAAAAATTTCTAGCTAGTTTTAGTTCAAACTCTGATTGTTTATATCTAGCCTATTTCAGATCGTTATCAAACTTGTCAAATAAAGAAtgataaatttgatttttatgcAAACACCATTGAAAGCCTGCCTCGAACAGCCCCCTAAAAATGTTAAGATTTTAATCAACGGACAGTTTATGGTAATGGGTTGTATGTGTGAACATTAATTG encodes:
- the LOC117343493 gene encoding glycoprotein-N-acetylgalactosamine 3-beta-galactosyltransferase 1-like; this encodes MTRDGLRIGMCTARALHGKYISDMTRVRILVLSLPFFVLCFVYVPLMNTTVRNNIMHVIKARGYVSPNIATLKVSSTDTSGVRLLCWIMTSPQTVVSKATHVQNTWGKRCDKLLFMSSNGTKEQAKHLPVVELPVKEGREQLWQKTKEAFLHIYSLYLHDYDWFLKADDDTYVIVENLRHFLSNKNQKEAIYYGRRFKPYVKQGFMSGGAGYVLSRQAIRSLILTGNSTTTYLKSKCAEFFIGEDVQLGRCLELVGVKAGDTRDSEGKERFFPLNPENHIVPGSIPRNSWYWSHLYYPHIQGCSRSVISFHYIKPKMMYALDYFVYNMTLPTK